In one Colletotrichum destructivum chromosome 2, complete sequence genomic region, the following are encoded:
- a CDS encoding Putative glucose-methanol-choline oxidoreductase, FAD/NAD(P)-binding domain superfamily — translation MRLSRSLLLPTTLALPLLDSILDPITNSVWSTLDGVVQTTLGGLTGILGTRQAYDYVVVGGGTAGNTIAYRLAEAGFTVAVVEAGLSYEVGKPIVGPAPLGDVIGVGSNPLDTVPTVDYGLKTVSQAGAGGREMHYAQGKCLGGSSALNFMIHHRPNRGALDAWAEAVGDDSYTFDQFLPYFKKSFTFTSPNTVSRLANATTTYDESDFDPPSSNSPIQVTYPNWTPVWSTWVAKGLEALGMNRTDQYNKGVLSGYHYAQTTIHPRAQVRSTSADFIYAARDAKMDDKLTVYLGTRATKVLFDGQKKAMGVEVAGAGLLKHTINAAKEVILSAGALHSPQLLMLSGIGPAEHLTKHGIKVIADRPGVGQNMSDHALFGPTYEVKFDTLNKVLGSPVILAEAVTDYGLTRTGPLTSNLAEFLAWERMPSSANLSQSTWDRLLSFPDDWPHIEYLPAAGHIGPFNIPWLDQPQDGRMYASIIAALAAPLSRGNVTLASGSPLSAPLVNPNWLTHPGDVEVAVAMYRRTREIFDTEAIRSIRARDVEYWPGSHVETDEQILANIRTSVMAVMHASCTARMGRRDDPTAVTDSLARVIGVEGLRVVDASSLALLPPGHPQALIYALAEKIADGIIKTSK, via the coding sequence ATGCGTCTTTCAAGATCCCTTCTTCTGCCTACAACCTTGGCACTGCCGCTCCTAGATTCCATCCTTGATCCTATCACCAACAGCGTCTGGTCCACACTGGACGGGGTTGTCCAGACGACTCTCGGAGGCCTTACGGGCATACTCGGCACCAGGCAAGCTTATGACTATGTCGTAGTAGGCGGCGGCACGGCCGGTAACACGATTGCTTACCGGCTGGCCGAAGCCGGCttcaccgtcgccgttgtcgaggccgggctATCATACGAAGTCGGCAAACCTATCGTAGGCCCCGCGCCCCTAGGCGATGTCATTGGTGTCGGCTCCAACCCACTCGATACTGTCCCAACCGTCGACTATGGGCTGAAGACAGTCTCACAAGCAGGAGCTGGAGGCCGCGAGATGCATTACGCGCAGGGCAAGTGTCTCGGTGGCTCCTCGGCTCTGAACTTCATGATCCACCACCGGCCGAACCGGGGAGCTTTGGATGCGTGGGCCGAAGCCGTTGGAGATGACAGTTACACGTTTGACCAGTTTCTCCCGTATTTCAAGAAGAGCTTCACCTTCACCTCACCCAATACTGTGTCCCGTCTCGCTaacgcgacgacgacgtaCGACGAGAGCGACTTCGACCCGCCTTCTTCGAATTCCCCAATCCAGGTGACTTACCCCAACTGGACGCCCGTATGGTCTACATGGGTCGCCAAAGGTCTGGAGGCCCTTGGGATGAACCGAACGGACCAGTACAACAAGGGCGTGCTGAGCGGATACCACTATGCGCAGACGACCATCCACCCTCGAGCACAGGTCCGGTCAACCTCAGCCGACTTTATATACGCTGCAAGGGACGCGAAGATGGACGACAAACTCACCGTTTACTTGGGCACACGAGCCACCAAGGTCTTGTTCGACGGCCAAAAAAAGGCCatgggcgtcgaggttgcTGGGGCGGGACTGCTGAAGCATACCATCAACGCAGCCAAGGAAGTCATTCTCTCGGCCGGTGCTCTGCACTCGCCACAGCTGCTCATGTTATCCGGCATCGGCCCAGCGGAGCATCTGACCAAGCACGGTATCAAAGTCATCGCCGACCGCCCAGGCGTCGGGCAAAACATGAGTGACCATGCTCTATTCGGCCCGACCTACGAAGTCAAGTTTGACACCCTGAACAAGGTCCTGGGGAGccccgtcatcctcgccgaggcggtAACCGACTACGGACTCACGCGAACCGGCCCGCTGACCAGCAACTTGGCCGAGTTCCTGGCGTGGGAGCGGATGCCCAGCAGCGCCAACCTGAGCCAGTCTACCTGGGACCGGCTCCTCTCGTTCCCAGACGACTGGCCGCACATCGAGTACCTCCCGGCAGCGGGCCACATCGGCCCCTTCAACATCCCGTGGCTCGACCAGCCGCAGGATGGCAGGATGTACGCGTCCATAATCGCTGCGCTGGCGGCCCCCTTGTCCCGGGGCAACGTGACGCTCGCGAGCGGCTCCCCCTTGAGCGCCCCGCTCGTGAATCCAAACTGGTTGACGCACccgggcgacgtcgaggtaGCCGTGGCTATGTACAGACGCACCCGTGAGATTTTCGACACAGAAGCGATTCGGTCCATCCGTGCGCGCGACGTGGAGTACTGGCCGGGCTCGCAcgtcgagacggacgagcaGATCCTGGCCAACATCCGGACGAGCGTCATGGCCGTCATGCATGCGTCATGCACTGCGCGGATGGGACGCCGGGACGACCCGACAGCCGTGACGGACAGTCTGGCGAGAGTCATTGGCGTTGAGGGGCTGCGGGTGGTGGACGCCAGTTCCTTGGCCCTGCTGCCTCCGGGACACCCGCAGGCTTTGATCTACGCGTTGGCGGAGAAGATTGCGGATGGTATCATCAAGACATCGAAGTAG
- a CDS encoding Putative acetoacetate decarboxylase domain superfamily yields MKLTVVSLLTMLTGLSVAQWENNSTIPIELAPAPWTLKGTVYSLTFVPLSNELPVKAFPPLERQYPSAVEGNYAGLVGMIQIIRYTESPVGPYDELLIVPGYFNYNRTDGSGGFVQEKKNVRVSRIYVSQKYTCWNGRTNWNIPKHLARFDWTESDLGKTTVKIYPYDTTGDPSESVPAEKPWFQTTFKPDLLGGLPFSTDLYKILGLNATLVQPPLPHANSSHGELAGTDQWMATVPGQFTDNASLGLFDLDQGDGDVEDGRDTNAVGDEYFPNFWPGLLRFTPGLVLANATITFSEPEIWTS; encoded by the exons atgaAGCTCACTGTCGTATCTCTACTCACAATGCTCACAGGGCTGTCAGTGGCTCAGTGGGAAAACAACTCGACGATTCCGATCGAACTTGCGCCCGCGCCATGGACGCTCAAGGGAACCGTCTACTCCCTGACCTTTGTCCCGCTCTCAAACGAGTTGCCGGTCAAGGCATTCCCGCCTTTGGAGCGACAGTATCCGTCAGCCGTGGAGGGCAATTAcgcgggcctcgtcggcATGATCCAGATCATCCGATACACAGAGAGCCCTGTTGGCCCGTACGACGAACTGCTGATCGTGCCCGGGTACTTCAATTACAACCGAACTGACGGCTCGGGGGGGTTCGTtcaggagaagaagaacgtcCGCGTCAGCAGGATATACGTCAGTCAAAAGTACACCTGCTGGAATGGAAGAACGA ACTGGAACATTCCCAAGCACCTGGCCCGGTTCGACTGGACCGAGTCTGACTTGGGCAAGACGACCGTCAAGATCTACCCCTACGATACCACGGGCGACCCGAGCGAATCCGTGCCGGCGGAGAAACCCTGGTTCCAGACCACATTCAAGCCGGACTTGCTAGGCGGACTGCCGTTCAGCACCGATTTGTACAAGATCCTGGGTCTCAACGCGACTCTAGTCCAACCGCCTCTGCCGCACGCAAACAGCTCCCACGGCGAGCTGGCAGGGACGGACCAGTGGATGGCCACCGTGCCGGGCCAGTTCACCGACAACGCGTCGCTGGGGCTCTTCGACCTGGACCAGGGAgacggcgatgtcgaggacggtCGGGACACGAACGCAGTGGGTGATGAGTATTTCCCCAATTTCTGGCCTGGTCTCTTGCGGTTTACCCCGGGACTGGTGCTGGCAAATGCTACTATTACGTTTAGTGAACCTGAGATATGGACTAGCTAG